A genomic window from Ignavibacteria bacterium includes:
- a CDS encoding dicarboxylate/amino acid:cation symporter: MPKLQLHTKIVIGLILGAVFGAIFAINPNKVELNYKDHSEQVENWQEFSYLKKDSLLKTFYGGDQLSIIKYYKNLKDKKDVKLKVKLSDGSEKIYESITSVEKVKTIGVWFKPVGDIFVRLLNMIAVPLVLASLIVGAASLTDLKHVAKIGGKTIGFYALTAVMAITIGLLCVNFIQPGHIMDQSSKDRLLDVYQDDAKSKIEQNVSMNIVEFLVNIVPKNPFKAIADGDFLQIVFFAILTGIFLMQIPKDKSAPVISFFNGLSDAMIVLVEKIMIIAPYAVFTLIAATVAEFGFSILKTLMWYSLTVVLGLAILTFIEYPLLLKIFTKIRFKDFMRAQRQVIAVAFSTSSSAATLPVTMDVCEKRLGVPNKIASFVLPLGTTVNMDGTALYQAVAAVFIAQVFGFELNLTQQLTIVLTAALAAVGTAPVPGVGLLMLIIVLKSVGVPEEGIALIIGVDRLLDMCRTVPNVIADSLACVVIASSEGELGEIKPDAEYDGVM, from the coding sequence TTGCCAAAATTACAGCTTCATACAAAAATAGTAATTGGGCTTATTCTCGGTGCTGTCTTCGGAGCCATTTTTGCCATAAATCCCAATAAAGTTGAGCTTAACTACAAAGACCACTCCGAACAGGTTGAAAATTGGCAGGAATTCAGTTACCTGAAAAAAGATTCACTACTTAAAACATTTTACGGCGGTGATCAGCTTTCAATTATCAAATATTACAAAAATCTTAAAGATAAAAAAGATGTTAAGCTGAAAGTTAAGCTTTCAGATGGCTCAGAAAAAATTTATGAAAGCATTACATCAGTTGAAAAGGTAAAAACTATTGGTGTATGGTTCAAGCCCGTTGGTGATATTTTCGTAAGGCTGCTTAATATGATAGCTGTGCCGCTTGTGCTTGCTTCGTTGATAGTTGGTGCTGCTTCGCTTACAGATCTGAAGCATGTTGCGAAGATCGGCGGAAAAACTATCGGGTTCTACGCCCTTACAGCTGTTATGGCTATTACCATTGGTTTGCTTTGCGTGAATTTCATTCAGCCCGGCCATATTATGGACCAAAGCTCAAAAGACCGGCTGCTTGATGTTTACCAGGATGACGCGAAAAGTAAAATTGAACAGAATGTTTCAATGAACATCGTTGAGTTTCTTGTAAATATTGTTCCTAAAAATCCGTTTAAAGCTATTGCCGATGGTGACTTCCTGCAGATAGTATTCTTTGCTATCCTAACCGGAATTTTCCTGATGCAGATACCAAAAGATAAATCTGCACCGGTCATAAGCTTCTTCAACGGGTTAAGCGATGCTATGATTGTACTTGTTGAAAAAATTATGATTATTGCCCCGTATGCGGTGTTTACTTTAATTGCTGCTACTGTGGCGGAATTTGGCTTTTCCATTTTAAAGACCCTGATGTGGTATTCTCTTACAGTTGTACTCGGACTCGCAATTTTAACGTTTATTGAATATCCATTACTGCTTAAAATTTTTACTAAGATCCGTTTTAAGGACTTCATGCGTGCTCAGCGGCAGGTAATAGCCGTGGCTTTTTCAACCAGCTCCTCTGCAGCTACGCTGCCTGTTACCATGGATGTTTGCGAAAAGCGTCTCGGTGTTCCAAATAAAATTGCAAGTTTTGTTCTCCCATTAGGCACAACAGTAAATATGGATGGCACCGCCCTTTACCAGGCAGTCGCAGCGGTTTTTATAGCGCAGGTTTTTGGTTTCGAGCTTAATCTTACTCAGCAGTTAACAATTGTGCTTACTGCTGCTCTTGCCGCTGTAGGTACAGCGCCCGTACCGGGGGTTGGATTGCTAATGCTTATCATAGTACTGAAATCAGTCGGCGTGCCTGAAGAAGGTATTGCGCTGATCATAGGTGTTGACCGCCTGCTTGATATGTGCCGCACCGTGCCGAATGTTATTGCAGATTCACTTGCATGCGTAGTGATCGCATCCAGCGAAGGCGAGCTCGGCGAGATCAAACCCGATGCCGAGTATGATGGAGTGATGTAG
- a CDS encoding T9SS type A sorting domain-containing protein: MNKNPQYYLKSSPTLKIIAFLVFSFIFCQSLSSQLYWQKTYESFIGGDEEGYDGCAADGSNFYIVGYTGILDYYMYVLKMNQLGDTLWTRTYIGGIAKAVAPSNDGGCVFTGQRNSCFSMKLDLNGNVVWDKSYPNGAETRDITQTGDSGYVMCGGSFSGYICKLDTLGNLLWEKYYDDTPQNFYKIEPSIGGGYIVCGDKFINGTWKAYLMKLDGAGNIIWESSYQYRFVSSFVSTNFGFIILGGYYSNSYYRIVIIKTDINGNALLTDTISKNNNSDFSPNIIRLESNKYIVSYRSSLNNENRHVGKVCQFDTNLNKIREINLFSDLNSVYLQNMIKAPDSNLDDIICFGGAEPNNPHDVDLYAIRIDSALSQPPPISVNIISNQVPEKNELIQNYPNPFNGTTIIKFKVNKSNFVQIKVYDVLGREVENLVTEVLSSGTYSKTFVPKNLASGIYFYQLNIAGKIIATQKMIYNK, translated from the coding sequence ATGAACAAAAATCCTCAATATTACCTGAAATCCAGCCCAACACTGAAAATTATAGCTTTTTTAGTTTTTAGTTTTATTTTTTGCCAAAGTTTAAGCAGCCAGTTGTATTGGCAGAAGACGTACGAGAGTTTTATTGGCGGAGATGAAGAAGGATACGACGGCTGCGCAGCAGACGGTTCTAACTTTTATATTGTAGGCTATACCGGAATACTGGATTACTATATGTACGTTTTGAAAATGAATCAGCTAGGTGATACGTTATGGACCAGGACATATATAGGAGGAATAGCAAAAGCAGTTGCACCTAGTAATGACGGCGGTTGTGTCTTTACCGGGCAGAGGAATTCCTGTTTTTCAATGAAGCTTGATTTGAACGGCAATGTAGTATGGGATAAATCATATCCAAACGGCGCTGAAACGAGAGATATTACGCAAACCGGCGATAGCGGATATGTGATGTGCGGAGGCTCTTTTTCTGGTTATATATGCAAATTGGATACTCTTGGAAATTTACTATGGGAAAAGTATTATGATGATACTCCGCAAAATTTTTATAAAATAGAACCTTCTATTGGCGGCGGATATATAGTCTGTGGAGATAAATTTATAAATGGTACTTGGAAAGCATATTTAATGAAGTTAGATGGGGCTGGTAATATTATTTGGGAATCATCTTATCAATATAGGTTCGTTTCATCTTTTGTAAGTACAAATTTTGGTTTTATTATCCTCGGAGGCTATTATTCAAATAGTTATTATAGAATAGTGATTATTAAAACAGATATAAACGGTAATGCACTTTTAACGGATACAATAAGTAAAAATAATAATAGTGATTTTAGTCCGAATATTATCAGATTAGAGTCTAATAAATATATTGTTTCCTATCGGTCAAGTTTAAATAATGAAAACCGACATGTTGGTAAAGTATGTCAGTTTGATACTAACTTAAACAAAATTAGAGAAATAAACCTTTTTTCAGATCTTAATTCCGTTTATTTACAAAACATGATAAAAGCTCCTGATTCTAACCTTGACGATATAATTTGTTTTGGTGGTGCAGAACCAAACAATCCGCATGATGTTGATTTGTATGCAATTAGAATTGATAGTGCATTATCCCAACCGCCTCCTATTTCAGTTAATATTATTTCGAATCAAGTACCTGAAAAAAACGAGTTAATCCAAAATTACCCAAATCCGTTTAATGGTACAACGATAATTAAATTTAAAGTTAACAAAAGTAACTTTGTGCAAATAAAAGTCTATGATGTACTTGGCAGAGAGGTTGAAAATTTAGTTACTGAAGTACTATCATCAGGAACTTATTCTAAAACATTTGTCCCGAAAAATCTTGCCAGCGGAATATATTTCTATCAGTTAAATATCGCAGGAAAAATTATTGCAACTCAAAAAATGATTTACAATAAATAA
- a CDS encoding Re/Si-specific NAD(P)(+) transhydrogenase subunit alpha, translating to MDNFFENNRITTIVAIIGILKEPEGENRVVALPEIAAQLVKMNFQVLVESGAGSKAFASDEDYKAQGAEIGDKAKVLSSSDIILRINSLTKDEITKLKTGSVAFAMFQPFFNPETVKLLLDQKVSGFSLETIPRTTRAQSMDVLSSQATVAGYKAVLLAASNLPKFFPMFMTAAGSITPAKVLILGAGVAGLQAIATARKLGSVVEAFDTRSAVKEEVNSLGAKFVEVEGAKDDKAAGGYAVEQTEEFKAKQRQVIHDHAVKSDVIITTAQIPGRKAPVLITKETVAAMKKGSVIIDLAASTGGNCELSKNEETVDADGVKIIGSSFLPSTVPFDASKMFGKNVLTFLKLILKDGQINLNFEDDLVKGTCITHNGEIVNEKLKEVVK from the coding sequence ATGGATAATTTTTTTGAAAATAATCGGATAACAACAATAGTGGCTATAATAGGAATTCTCAAAGAGCCGGAAGGCGAAAACAGAGTCGTAGCGCTTCCGGAAATAGCAGCACAGTTGGTAAAGATGAATTTTCAGGTCCTTGTAGAAAGCGGAGCAGGCAGCAAAGCTTTTGCAAGTGATGAAGACTACAAAGCGCAGGGCGCTGAAATTGGCGATAAAGCCAAGGTGCTTTCTTCATCGGATATCATCCTCAGAATAAATTCACTTACAAAAGATGAGATCACAAAACTGAAAACAGGCTCGGTTGCATTCGCAATGTTCCAGCCGTTCTTTAACCCCGAAACAGTTAAGCTGCTTTTGGATCAAAAGGTATCAGGCTTCAGCCTTGAGACCATTCCAAGAACAACACGCGCCCAGTCAATGGATGTACTTTCCTCGCAGGCAACTGTAGCAGGTTACAAAGCTGTATTGCTTGCAGCATCAAATCTTCCCAAATTCTTCCCGATGTTCATGACAGCAGCAGGAAGCATTACACCTGCCAAAGTACTGATACTCGGCGCAGGTGTTGCCGGTCTTCAGGCAATAGCGACTGCAAGGAAACTTGGTTCAGTAGTGGAAGCGTTTGATACACGCAGCGCGGTTAAAGAAGAGGTAAATTCACTTGGCGCTAAATTTGTTGAAGTTGAAGGCGCTAAAGATGATAAGGCTGCCGGCGGTTATGCTGTTGAGCAGACCGAAGAATTCAAAGCCAAACAGAGACAGGTGATACATGACCATGCTGTTAAATCTGATGTGATAATTACAACAGCGCAGATACCGGGAAGAAAAGCCCCTGTGCTTATCACAAAAGAAACAGTTGCAGCCATGAAAAAAGGCTCAGTTATAATTGATCTTGCTGCATCTACAGGCGGTAACTGCGAGCTCAGCAAAAATGAAGAGACAGTTGATGCTGACGGAGTAAAAATAATCGGTTCTTCATTTTTACCCTCAACAGTTCCGTTTGATGCAAGTAAAATGTTCGGTAAGAATGTGCTTACATTCTTAAAGCTCATTTTAAAGGACGGGCAGATCAACCTGAACTTTGAAGATGACCTTGTAAAGGGAACGTGTATTACACATAACGGTGAAATAGTTAACGAGAAATTAAAAGAGGTGGTTAAATAA
- a CDS encoding NAD(P) transhydrogenase subunit alpha encodes MEQVLAFISENIRFIYLLILMVFLGIEVISHVPSVLHTPLMSGANAIHGVVIVGAILVMGRAEPDNYLAIILGFFSVILGTLNVVGGFVVTDRMLEMFKKKKK; translated from the coding sequence ATGGAACAGGTATTAGCTTTTATCAGTGAGAATATCAGGTTTATTTACCTGCTTATCCTCATGGTTTTCCTTGGGATCGAGGTAATTTCACATGTTCCTTCGGTTCTGCATACACCGCTTATGTCAGGTGCAAATGCTATTCACGGTGTAGTGATAGTAGGCGCAATCCTGGTTATGGGCAGGGCGGAGCCGGATAATTACCTGGCAATTATCCTCGGATTCTTTTCAGTAATATTAGGTACATTAAATGTAGTAGGCGGATTTGTTGTTACAGACCGCATGCTTGAAATGTTTAAGAAGAAGAAGAAATGA
- a CDS encoding NAD(P)(+) transhydrogenase (Re/Si-specific) subunit beta, with the protein MEKYIVDIIYLIGSVTFILGLKMLSHPDSARKGNLIAAFGMTIAIFGAIFLEDGIGNYIWIFGGILIGTVVGWIAAKRVKMTAMPQMVSLFNGMGGACAAVISIVEYTKHDFSHGGAALVAIIMAGLIIGTVSFTGSMIAFGKLNGNIGDKVFPGQKFINLVILLAAVGLATYLSMQPAANNMLLYVVLGIAVLYGVMFVMPIGGADMPVVISLLNSFTGVAAAFAGFVYNNQVMLTGGILVGSAGTILTILMCKAMNRSLFNVIAGAFGTAGGASSGDKQQGTVKEISASDAAVLLAYSKKVFIVPGYGLAVAQAQHTCHELEKLLEEKGVEVKYAIHPVAGRMPGHMNVLLAEADVPYDKLLEMEDANGEMPNTDVSIIIGANDVVNPAARHDQSSPIYGMPILDVDKSANVIIMKRSMAAGYAGIDNELFYYPNNRMLFGDAKASLQKLVTEVKGL; encoded by the coding sequence ATGGAAAAATACATTGTAGATATAATTTATTTAATAGGCTCGGTAACATTTATATTAGGTTTAAAAATGCTGAGCCATCCCGATAGCGCAAGAAAGGGCAACCTGATCGCGGCTTTTGGTATGACAATTGCTATCTTCGGAGCTATTTTTCTGGAAGATGGAATAGGCAACTATATATGGATATTCGGCGGTATTTTAATAGGAACAGTAGTAGGATGGATAGCAGCAAAACGCGTAAAGATGACAGCGATGCCGCAAATGGTATCCCTTTTTAACGGAATGGGCGGCGCCTGCGCAGCTGTAATTTCAATTGTAGAATATACAAAACATGATTTCAGCCATGGCGGAGCAGCACTGGTTGCGATAATAATGGCAGGCCTTATCATCGGTACAGTTTCGTTCACCGGAAGTATGATAGCATTCGGTAAGCTTAACGGTAATATCGGCGATAAAGTATTCCCCGGACAGAAATTCATAAACCTGGTAATATTACTGGCAGCAGTCGGACTTGCAACATACCTTTCAATGCAGCCTGCAGCAAATAACATGCTTCTTTATGTTGTTTTAGGAATTGCAGTTCTGTACGGAGTTATGTTTGTTATGCCTATCGGCGGAGCAGATATGCCGGTGGTGATATCACTGCTTAACTCCTTTACAGGTGTTGCGGCAGCATTTGCCGGTTTTGTTTACAACAACCAGGTAATGTTAACAGGCGGTATTTTGGTTGGTTCAGCCGGTACTATTTTAACGATACTTATGTGTAAGGCTATGAACCGCTCTTTATTTAACGTTATTGCCGGAGCATTCGGCACAGCAGGCGGAGCATCAAGCGGTGATAAACAACAGGGAACTGTGAAAGAAATTTCAGCTTCCGATGCTGCAGTATTACTTGCATATTCAAAGAAGGTATTCATAGTTCCGGGTTACGGACTTGCTGTTGCACAGGCGCAGCATACCTGCCATGAGCTAGAAAAACTGCTTGAAGAAAAAGGCGTTGAAGTAAAATATGCCATTCATCCAGTAGCAGGCAGAATGCCGGGCCATATGAACGTACTGCTTGCAGAAGCTGACGTTCCTTATGACAAGCTTCTTGAAATGGAAGATGCCAACGGTGAAATGCCGAATACTGATGTAAGCATTATTATCGGTGCCAATGACGTTGTAAACCCGGCTGCACGGCATGACCAGTCCAGCCCGATTTACGGAATGCCGATACTTGATGTGGATAAATCAGCCAATGTGATAATTATGAAACGCTCTATGGCAGCAGGTTATGCAGGTATTGATAATGAGCTGTTCTACTATCCCAATAACAGAATGCTCTTCGGTGATGCAAAAGCATCCCTGCAGAAGCTGGTTACGGAAGTTAAGGGATTATAA
- a CDS encoding T9SS type A sorting domain-containing protein encodes MTSSKLKILLLVFCFVFVTTKPESQWLKLNTSGSIEHLKNASVIYDPSGNRLIVYGGRNASGNPVNSMFSLNLNSNVWSQVTQVGGPIPAPRYTHNAHYDINTNSMIVWSGQGTGSTLFNDVWKFSFATNTWSVLWEDGNVTNAPSRRYGTASIYEPVSGNISTFAGFTSAGRFDDTWTFDVISLTWQDKTVAQKPPKRCLHSAVYANDMGRMVIYAGQDDNGLRDDIWECQLSSYSWNNITPTLKPPARFWNSMIYYNGGNIIIWGGLSTGARNDMWKFRMGSNLWEFIVQGAVVPPARWGHTGIYIPEQDRMIIFGGEGDSLYKDTWTYNNVSVIGFEPISEIIPKEYSLMQNYPNPFNPVTKIRFTTPLSPPEGGKLIRLQVFDLSGKLVKTLVENNLKAGEYEVEFDGGGLSSGVYYYRLSTTGYIETKKMVLVK; translated from the coding sequence ATGACCAGTTCAAAACTGAAAATATTGCTGTTAGTTTTCTGTTTCGTATTTGTAACAACGAAGCCGGAATCCCAATGGTTAAAACTCAATACTTCAGGCAGCATTGAACATTTAAAAAATGCATCTGTAATTTACGATCCTTCCGGTAACAGGTTAATAGTATATGGCGGCAGAAATGCCTCGGGAAATCCCGTAAACAGTATGTTCAGCCTTAACCTGAACAGTAATGTATGGTCACAGGTTACGCAGGTTGGGGGACCCATACCGGCACCGCGTTATACTCATAACGCCCATTACGATATTAATACCAATTCTATGATAGTCTGGTCAGGGCAGGGAACAGGGAGCACTCTTTTTAATGATGTATGGAAATTCAGCTTTGCTACAAATACGTGGAGTGTTTTATGGGAAGACGGCAATGTTACCAATGCACCTTCACGGAGATATGGCACAGCATCAATATATGAACCTGTTTCAGGCAATATATCAACATTTGCAGGCTTTACATCAGCAGGCAGGTTTGATGATACATGGACATTTGATGTAATTTCACTCACATGGCAGGATAAAACAGTTGCGCAAAAGCCGCCAAAGCGCTGCCTTCATTCTGCAGTATATGCAAATGATATGGGCAGAATGGTAATTTACGCTGGTCAGGATGATAACGGACTGCGTGATGATATATGGGAGTGCCAGCTCAGCAGCTATTCATGGAATAACATTACGCCAACACTAAAACCGCCGGCGCGGTTCTGGAATTCAATGATATATTATAATGGCGGGAATATAATTATCTGGGGCGGGCTCAGCACCGGCGCAAGAAATGATATGTGGAAATTCCGCATGGGCAGTAATTTATGGGAATTTATTGTTCAGGGCGCTGTTGTTCCTCCGGCCAGGTGGGGACATACGGGAATTTACATTCCCGAACAGGACAGGATGATAATTTTCGGCGGAGAAGGTGATTCTTTATACAAGGATACATGGACGTATAACAATGTAAGTGTAATAGGTTTTGAACCGATTTCTGAAATAATTCCGAAGGAATATAGTTTAATGCAAAATTACCCTAACCCGTTTAATCCCGTAACAAAGATAAGATTCACTACCCCCCTCAGTCCCCCCGAAGGGGGGAAGTTGATCAGACTTCAGGTGTTTGATTTATCCGGTAAACTTGTAAAAACTCTTGTAGAAAATAATTTAAAAGCAGGGGAATATGAAGTTGAGTTTGATGGCGGCGGACTTTCAAGTGGTGTATATTATTACAGGCTGAGTACTACTGGCTATATTGAAACCAAAAAGATGGTACTTGTGAAATAG
- a CDS encoding aminopeptidase P family protein, producing the protein MSNIRIDKIKEILTELNLDAFYITHIPNIRYLSGFSGSSAYIIITKDKNYFYTDFRYQTQSHDQVKGFEIAVNYSPAVNIKETMLNEKFSNVGFESAHLTIHQLNILKESLPGINFVSVPERIEKLTMVKTADEVSKIKKACEITDKVFDKLLEIIKPGMKESEVSAEISYWHKKYGAEKDSFDPIVASGWRGALPHGMASQKVIESGELVTLDFGCIYEGFCSDMTRTIAVGKPKSDEMVKIYDVVLQSQLLAVNAAKAGVNTRQLDSIARNYINEKGYEGKFGHGLGHGLGIEVHEMPGVSQRMDIDIPANVVFTIEPGIYIEGLGGVRIEDDVFTKEGGCDVLNTSPKELIII; encoded by the coding sequence ATGTCAAATATAAGAATAGATAAAATTAAAGAAATTCTCACAGAATTGAACCTTGATGCATTTTACATTACGCACATACCTAACATTCGTTATTTGAGCGGATTTTCAGGATCATCAGCCTACATTATAATTACTAAAGATAAGAATTATTTTTACACAGATTTCCGCTACCAGACTCAATCACATGATCAGGTAAAAGGATTTGAAATAGCAGTAAATTATTCACCTGCTGTTAATATTAAAGAGACCATGCTGAATGAAAAATTCAGTAATGTTGGGTTTGAATCAGCGCATTTAACAATTCACCAGCTGAACATACTTAAGGAATCGCTTCCCGGGATAAATTTTGTAAGTGTACCTGAGCGGATTGAAAAGCTTACAATGGTGAAAACAGCAGATGAAGTTTCAAAAATTAAAAAAGCCTGCGAAATTACAGATAAGGTATTTGATAAGCTGCTTGAGATAATAAAACCCGGAATGAAGGAAAGCGAAGTATCAGCTGAAATTTCATACTGGCATAAAAAATACGGGGCTGAAAAGGATTCATTTGATCCAATTGTCGCAAGCGGCTGGCGCGGAGCGCTTCCGCATGGTATGGCAAGCCAAAAGGTGATAGAATCCGGTGAACTTGTCACTCTTGATTTTGGTTGTATCTACGAAGGATTCTGCAGCGATATGACCCGCACAATTGCCGTTGGCAAGCCTAAAAGCGATGAAATGGTGAAGATATACGACGTAGTACTGCAATCACAATTGCTTGCTGTGAATGCAGCAAAAGCAGGTGTAAATACCAGGCAGCTAGATTCAATTGCGCGTAATTATATTAATGAAAAAGGATATGAAGGAAAGTTCGGACATGGTTTAGGTCATGGCCTGGGAATTGAGGTTCATGAAATGCCCGGTGTAAGCCAAAGGATGGATATCGATATACCGGCAAATGTTGTGTTCACCATCGAGCCCGGTATTTATATCGAAGGGCTTGGCGGCGTAAGAATTGAAGATGATGTTTTCACAAAAGAAGGCGGATGCGATGTGCTGAATACTTCACCAAAAGAATTGATTATAATTTAA
- a CDS encoding GxxExxY protein, producing the protein MNLDEIGKQIVDAAYEVHKTLGPGLLESAYEACLKHELTLRGIRFVSQKEVPLIYKGIRVDVAYRLDLLVEDVIIVEIKSTDRLTDINLAQIISYLKLKDLRLGYLINFNVKYFKNGIKRVANNFADE; encoded by the coding sequence ATGAATTTAGATGAAATTGGAAAACAAATTGTTGACGCAGCTTATGAAGTTCATAAAACATTAGGACCTGGCTTACTGGAATCAGCTTATGAGGCATGTTTGAAGCACGAACTTACTTTAAGAGGAATAAGATTTGTTTCTCAAAAGGAAGTACCTCTGATTTATAAGGGAATACGTGTTGATGTTGCATATAGATTAGATCTCTTGGTAGAAGATGTAATAATAGTTGAAATTAAATCAACAGATAGATTAACTGATATCAATCTGGCTCAAATTATTTCATATTTGAAATTAAAGGATTTGAGATTAGGATATCTGATTAACTTCAATGTTAAATATTTCAAAAACGGCATAAAAAGAGTTGCTAACAATTTTGCAGATGAATGA
- a CDS encoding glycosyltransferase codes for MKKVLVITHDFPPLGKGSVLRPLKFSKYFRTYGWEPIVLTSTPKTYYFRDDSLLREVESLGIQVYRTPGSGNNLLTGRKLKDLPNEGSRKLKRNISRYRKQPDEHRSWINKAVKLGKEIIESHKIEIIYATGPSFTALIAAGELKDKFKIPLVTDYQDSWLHSPSAYYPMGYHRLRNMKLEQEVIKVTDEIITTNRRIKEYLIEEYDYLKHEDINIIHHGYDVDDLNLAAQGPLPEKPKMRFTTSGNFFDLVTPKYFFEGMRLAFENKPEMRGKIEACFIGGLSKENLKLIQKNNVSDAVINPGYIGHIDSIKYLMASDVLWFMIDKGTGSEVIAPVRLAEYFGVRKPILACTPDGAAKQLLRDYDAVRICEPDEPEDIAKLIIEYYELYQQRMMPIANEEIVRKFNIKNLTYDLVRYFEFLRDIPPEFGIRKAKPAVENEY; via the coding sequence TTGAAGAAAGTTTTAGTAATAACACATGATTTTCCCCCTTTAGGCAAGGGCAGCGTATTGCGTCCTTTGAAGTTTTCCAAGTATTTCAGGACATACGGCTGGGAACCTATTGTTCTGACATCTACCCCAAAGACATATTATTTCAGGGATGACAGCCTGCTGAGGGAAGTTGAGTCGCTGGGAATACAGGTATACAGAACGCCCGGCAGCGGGAATAATCTGCTTACGGGCAGAAAGCTTAAAGACCTGCCAAATGAAGGCTCCAGAAAGCTGAAGCGCAATATCAGCCGTTACCGTAAACAGCCTGATGAACACAGAAGCTGGATTAATAAAGCTGTAAAGCTGGGTAAAGAAATAATTGAATCGCATAAAATAGAGATAATCTACGCTACCGGTCCCTCATTCACAGCGCTGATAGCAGCCGGTGAATTGAAGGATAAATTCAAAATTCCATTGGTTACCGATTACCAGGATTCATGGCTGCACTCCCCAAGCGCATATTACCCTATGGGTTATCACAGGCTGCGCAATATGAAGCTTGAACAGGAAGTAATAAAAGTAACTGATGAGATCATAACTACCAACAGGCGCATAAAAGAATACCTGATAGAAGAATATGACTATCTTAAGCATGAGGATATAAATATAATTCATCACGGTTATGATGTTGACGATCTTAACCTGGCGGCACAGGGACCGCTTCCTGAGAAGCCGAAGATGCGTTTCACAACTTCCGGGAATTTCTTTGATCTGGTAACACCGAAGTATTTTTTTGAAGGCATGCGCCTTGCTTTCGAAAATAAACCCGAAATGCGCGGAAAGATTGAAGCGTGTTTTATAGGGGGACTTTCAAAAGAAAACCTAAAACTGATACAGAAAAACAATGTTTCAGATGCTGTTATAAATCCGGGTTATATCGGGCATATTGATTCAATAAAATACCTTATGGCAAGTGATGTGCTGTGGTTCATGATAGATAAAGGAACGGGCTCAGAAGTAATTGCACCTGTAAGGCTTGCTGAATATTTTGGTGTACGCAAACCAATCCTTGCCTGCACACCTGACGGCGCTGCAAAGCAGCTTCTGCGGGATTATGATGCTGTAAGGATATGCGAGCCCGATGAACCGGAAGATATTGCAAAGCTGATAATAGAATATTACGAGCTCTACCAGCAAAGAATGATGCCCATTGCCAATGAGGAAATAGTGCGGAAATTCAATATTAAGAATCTTACTTATGACCTGGTTAGATACTTTGAGTTTTTACGTGACATTCCGCCTGAGTTTGGGATAAGGAAAGCAAAGCCTGCTGTTGAAAATGAGTATTGA